In Candidatus Glassbacteria bacterium, the following proteins share a genomic window:
- a CDS encoding glycoside hydrolase family 105 protein, whose protein sequence is MKKSAIALLMVFLILPGINGICAAEQGENSGVFSRDSIVSLMYRANAYAMAHPWQPDDHNWIRATWYTGVMALHRTTGDPAILRQAMDWAAKHGWREGDEYDVANRKTCGQTYLELYFLKRDPEMIAHIRAFVDGRMALNESPRKRWYYCDCLYVGPPAIAMLGRATGERKYYDYLHRVYWDVVDYLFDDEAGLFYRDSSFFDTRTALGHKVLWSRGNGWVIAGIPRVLEYLEPDDPQRSRYVVLFRRMAASIAAVQGDDGLWRTNLADPAQFPEPESSGTAFFCYAMAWGINNGILERETYLPVVQRAWRGLAAAVDSQGKLCRVQPVGDRPARVERESTHEYAVGAFLLAGSEMVKVSQGR, encoded by the coding sequence TTGAAAAAATCTGCAATTGCCCTGCTGATGGTTTTTCTCATTCTGCCCGGCATCAATGGAATCTGTGCCGCGGAGCAAGGCGAGAATTCCGGCGTATTTTCCCGCGACAGCATTGTCTCGCTGATGTACCGGGCCAACGCCTACGCCATGGCTCACCCCTGGCAGCCGGACGACCACAACTGGATTCGGGCCACCTGGTACACCGGGGTGATGGCACTCCACCGTACTACCGGCGACCCGGCAATCCTGCGCCAGGCCATGGATTGGGCAGCCAAGCACGGCTGGCGCGAGGGCGATGAGTATGACGTGGCCAACCGGAAAACCTGCGGCCAAACCTATCTGGAACTCTATTTCCTGAAACGGGACCCGGAGATGATCGCCCACATCCGCGCCTTCGTGGACGGTCGCATGGCACTGAACGAGTCCCCGCGAAAACGCTGGTACTACTGCGATTGCCTGTATGTGGGACCGCCGGCTATCGCCATGCTGGGCCGGGCCACTGGTGAGCGGAAATACTACGACTATCTCCACCGGGTTTATTGGGACGTAGTGGACTACCTGTTCGATGACGAGGCAGGGCTTTTCTACCGCGACAGCAGTTTTTTCGATACCCGGACCGCGCTTGGCCACAAAGTGCTCTGGTCCAGGGGCAACGGCTGGGTGATTGCCGGTATCCCGCGGGTGCTGGAGTATCTTGAACCAGACGACCCGCAACGCAGCCGCTACGTTGTTCTTTTCCGGAGAATGGCCGCCTCGATTGCCGCGGTCCAGGGCGACGACGGACTCTGGCGGACCAACTTGGCCGACCCGGCCCAGTTCCCGGAGCCTGAATCCAGCGGAACGGCGTTTTTCTGCTATGCAATGGCCTGGGGCATCAACAACGGCATCCTGGAGCGCGAGACCTACCTGCCGGTTGTGCAAAGAGCCTGGCGGGGCCTGGCCGCCGCGGTGGATAGCCAGGGCAAACTCTGCCGGGTGCAGCCGGTGGGCGACCGGCCGGCCCGGGTGGAACGGGAAAGCACCCACGAATATGCGGTGGGTGCGTTTCTGCTGGCAGGCAGCGAGATGGTTAAGGTTTCTCAGGGCCGCTAA
- a CDS encoding DUF4962 domain-containing protein — MMIASAQTRVLVFILSLSLINVAWTADHPRLYFSLSEVENLRQQARSDKAIQFQRLQDWADRHLSEQPPAEIGLEERHHESCFSAITNFGLLYNLTGEKRYLDAGLLWLSALIATETGGPGEFIHGTFAAGLAHGYDLFYNSMEREFREQLKRKLISVLEKTKQGAKDSWWAGIYTHHDFWIPVAFMGVAAIVLLDEYENAADILQLAQSEIQQAMGLLGEEGYWPEGVADWVYGMAPAFMFFEALRRNGGKDFFNEPWMKNTAAARIQHWLPDDSYMYIGDSFPSGRYGVLGSVSAHLSMLLASRNLDQHAQWLAFREAHVDSTAPLIHSLENPYSYGTRAPVYDRERHGLAWQFLWFDSSVKPLPPDTLPCDKLYPNWDTAVLRAGWSDDSPVLAFCGGHLLGREGTRAWKDGMSALPGGLAHTHQNAGAVYLWADGRFPLRPPSFGGRDGRFHSTVMVNGHGQLFDPQYTGRVTAYESAGDWTTVTMDLKGAYPPDVKLGGFTRTIIYLKPRTLLLVDRLRGGGDNYLRRYEWLLHTDPDSARWTYRDDTIKALGISDGSPWLIGRVFPSYRYYFETQSLDRPDGTPLNRAMSVTIIGRMPSRIEIAAMLHVPAADEDIGWLHRTTCLRGSGSTTLVVPDGPYFVISSGPKGKAPRSVVFASADTVRVPAGLPERGLVVATGLQPETAFRLENSGSLSAGFSLIPNRGGKLKSSPAGNLILREPAAH; from the coding sequence ATGATGATTGCCAGCGCTCAAACCCGTGTACTGGTTTTTATCCTTTCACTGTCGCTGATCAACGTGGCCTGGACCGCAGACCACCCCCGTCTGTATTTCTCTCTCTCCGAGGTTGAGAACCTTCGCCAGCAGGCACGTTCTGACAAGGCGATCCAGTTCCAACGTCTGCAGGACTGGGCAGACCGGCACCTGTCGGAGCAGCCGCCGGCAGAAATCGGCCTGGAGGAGCGCCACCACGAATCGTGTTTCTCGGCAATCACAAATTTCGGTTTGCTGTATAATCTCACAGGTGAGAAGCGCTATCTTGATGCTGGATTGCTTTGGCTCTCTGCTCTGATTGCAACGGAAACCGGTGGGCCAGGGGAGTTTATCCACGGTACTTTCGCCGCCGGTCTGGCTCACGGTTACGACCTGTTTTACAACTCGATGGAAAGAGAGTTCAGGGAGCAGCTGAAGCGGAAACTGATCTCTGTGCTGGAAAAGACGAAGCAGGGGGCGAAGGACTCCTGGTGGGCGGGAATATACACTCACCACGATTTCTGGATCCCGGTGGCGTTCATGGGCGTGGCTGCGATCGTCCTGCTGGATGAGTATGAAAACGCAGCGGATATCCTGCAGTTGGCCCAAAGCGAAATCCAGCAGGCGATGGGATTACTGGGAGAGGAAGGTTACTGGCCGGAGGGCGTAGCGGACTGGGTCTACGGGATGGCGCCGGCATTCATGTTTTTCGAGGCACTGAGACGCAACGGCGGGAAAGACTTTTTCAACGAACCCTGGATGAAAAATACCGCCGCTGCCCGCATCCAGCACTGGCTGCCGGATGACAGTTACATGTACATCGGTGACAGCTTCCCCTCGGGACGCTACGGTGTACTGGGTTCGGTCAGCGCCCACCTGAGTATGCTGCTGGCCTCCCGCAACCTCGATCAACACGCCCAATGGCTGGCATTTCGAGAGGCGCACGTGGACTCCACGGCCCCGCTGATTCATTCACTGGAAAACCCTTACTCTTATGGTACACGGGCCCCTGTTTACGACCGGGAACGGCATGGGCTGGCCTGGCAGTTCCTGTGGTTTGACAGCTCGGTGAAACCGCTGCCGCCCGACACCCTGCCCTGCGACAAGCTATACCCCAACTGGGATACCGCCGTTCTCAGGGCCGGTTGGAGCGACGACAGTCCGGTACTGGCTTTCTGCGGCGGCCACTTGTTGGGCCGTGAGGGAACCAGGGCGTGGAAAGACGGGATGAGTGCTTTACCGGGGGGGCTGGCCCACACCCATCAGAATGCAGGGGCGGTGTATCTGTGGGCTGACGGCAGGTTTCCGCTTCGTCCCCCGTCGTTCGGAGGTCGCGACGGTCGGTTCCATAGCACTGTGATGGTCAACGGGCACGGCCAGTTGTTCGATCCTCAATACACCGGAAGAGTAACAGCCTACGAGTCCGCAGGTGACTGGACAACGGTCACTATGGATTTAAAGGGCGCTTACCCGCCGGACGTGAAGCTCGGCGGATTCACCCGGACCATTATCTATCTCAAGCCCCGCACCCTGTTACTGGTTGACCGTCTGCGCGGAGGCGGCGACAACTACCTCAGGCGATACGAGTGGTTGCTGCACACCGATCCCGACTCCGCCCGCTGGACCTACCGTGATGACACGATCAAGGCGCTCGGTATCTCAGACGGCAGCCCGTGGCTGATCGGACGGGTGTTTCCCTCATACCGTTACTATTTCGAGACCCAGAGTCTGGACCGCCCGGATGGAACCCCTCTGAACCGCGCTATGTCGGTGACCATTATCGGCCGGATGCCCTCTCGGATCGAGATCGCGGCCATGCTGCACGTTCCCGCCGCCGACGAGGACATCGGCTGGCTGCACCGTACCACCTGCCTGCGCGGTAGCGGATCCACGACTCTGGTTGTCCCGGACGGACCCTATTTCGTGATTAGCAGCGGCCCCAAGGGTAAAGCTCCGCGTAGTGTGGTGTTCGCCTCGGCGGATACGGTGCGGGTCCCTGCGGGCCTGCCAGAGCGTGGGCTGGTGGTTGCAACGGGTTTGCAGCCCGAAACGGCTTTCAGGCTCGAAAACAGCGGCTCGCTTTCCGCGGGCTTCAGCCTGATCCCTAATCGGGGCGGCAAGCTGAAGTCCAGCCCGGCCGGAAATTTAATCCTGCGGGAACCGGCAGCTCACTGA
- a CDS encoding DUF2264 domain-containing protein, with amino-acid sequence MLTLLDRCPLQEPKLVCLALLIASCFYCDQILLSAEAGDRNRPQAQLQAGDDFELSPYTGYTREHWLEICEKLIAGVLPYFDEKTGMPTLTGTAGETGHFRRERHFVGGQKETFERSLMLVACYSAATGNDRVPGYDGSITEPYLTGIIRGTDPHDPAYWGEREIYDAFGTNIALAVLLSPKFFWDPLTDGQKNNLLEFLRVLAHTVAYDCNHWYFHLIAVPLLDANGVTSNREYLTMIFDRMLNWYRGDGWFIDGGNFTFDYYNLWGFQLYNNALCYFDGNWNERFGKRVAHTTARFLESFKYLYGRDGGPIPFGRSLSYRFASISALGWAVLNGTSTLPPGQARRIASGCLKYFWDNDCLSENGLLEPGFHGPNSVVAESYIDRGSPYWAAQGMICLAVPADHPFWTEEEEPMPADGAGGRLELPGAEMVLKVSPVDGEAKAYVLGEPVGHRGQWQRGIKYFQHSYSSYLGWCALGEGGPDLGAGRTGVSHDNKQWFFRTNPEAVSVDSHHSVSRYDFFLDTPENELEDFGQVITHTLIGEDGELHIFWHNSGRPLFLWLGGYGISVPDGEQPQVTHTKEAISISAGRYNSLIKILDGPPGILASDFLTPRDGWSHAHLFDGNGAYPYWKSAAPIKSNTVVAAYVAGSRDRRAVVPSIVIKQDTGALRIEFEGMEYTVPLPW; translated from the coding sequence ATGCTGACTCTACTGGATCGCTGTCCGCTGCAAGAACCGAAATTGGTTTGCCTGGCGTTGTTGATCGCATCCTGCTTCTACTGTGATCAAATCTTGCTGAGCGCGGAAGCAGGAGACAGAAACCGGCCGCAGGCACAGTTGCAAGCAGGAGATGATTTCGAGCTCAGTCCCTATACGGGTTATACCAGAGAGCACTGGCTGGAAATTTGCGAGAAACTGATAGCCGGGGTACTGCCGTATTTCGACGAAAAAACCGGGATGCCCACGCTGACAGGGACAGCGGGGGAAACCGGCCATTTCCGGCGAGAGAGGCATTTCGTCGGCGGCCAGAAAGAGACGTTCGAGCGAAGCCTGATGCTGGTCGCCTGCTATTCGGCAGCCACGGGAAACGACAGAGTACCCGGGTATGACGGCTCGATAACAGAGCCCTACCTGACAGGAATTATCCGGGGGACGGATCCCCACGACCCGGCTTACTGGGGAGAACGGGAAATTTACGACGCTTTCGGCACCAATATCGCCCTGGCCGTATTGCTTAGCCCCAAGTTCTTCTGGGACCCGCTGACCGACGGGCAGAAAAATAACCTGCTGGAGTTCCTTCGCGTACTGGCCCATACCGTGGCCTATGATTGCAATCACTGGTATTTCCACCTGATCGCGGTGCCGTTGCTCGATGCCAACGGCGTAACGTCCAACCGCGAATACCTGACCATGATATTCGACAGGATGCTGAACTGGTACCGCGGTGACGGGTGGTTTATCGACGGGGGCAACTTCACATTCGACTACTACAACTTGTGGGGTTTCCAACTTTACAACAATGCCCTCTGCTATTTCGACGGAAACTGGAACGAGCGGTTCGGCAAGCGGGTGGCCCACACCACCGCCCGGTTCCTGGAGAGTTTCAAGTATCTCTACGGGCGTGACGGCGGGCCGATCCCGTTCGGACGCTCGCTTTCCTACCGCTTCGCCAGCATCTCCGCGCTGGGCTGGGCCGTGCTCAACGGCACCAGTACACTGCCGCCCGGCCAGGCGCGGCGGATAGCCTCAGGCTGCCTGAAATATTTCTGGGACAACGACTGCCTGAGCGAAAACGGTCTGCTGGAACCAGGATTCCATGGCCCGAACAGCGTGGTGGCCGAAAGCTATATTGACCGTGGATCGCCCTACTGGGCAGCGCAGGGAATGATCTGCCTGGCAGTGCCTGCCGATCACCCGTTCTGGACCGAAGAGGAAGAGCCGATGCCGGCCGACGGCGCAGGGGGAAGACTGGAATTGCCCGGCGCAGAGATGGTGCTGAAAGTCAGTCCGGTGGACGGTGAAGCGAAAGCTTACGTGCTGGGTGAACCGGTGGGACACCGGGGCCAGTGGCAGCGAGGAATCAAGTACTTCCAGCATTCCTACTCCAGCTATCTCGGCTGGTGCGCGCTGGGCGAGGGAGGGCCGGACCTGGGCGCCGGCAGGACCGGTGTTTCCCACGACAACAAGCAGTGGTTTTTCCGCACCAACCCCGAGGCGGTATCGGTGGACTCCCATCACTCGGTCAGTCGTTACGATTTCTTCCTCGACACCCCGGAAAACGAACTTGAGGATTTCGGCCAGGTGATCACCCATACTCTGATCGGGGAGGACGGAGAGCTGCACATTTTCTGGCACAACAGCGGCCGACCGCTTTTTCTGTGGCTGGGGGGCTACGGAATCAGCGTGCCCGACGGAGAGCAACCGCAGGTCACTCACACAAAGGAAGCTATCTCGATAAGCGCCGGGCGCTACAACTCGTTGATCAAGATCCTGGACGGCCCGCCAGGGATACTGGCCAGCGATTTTCTCACTCCACGCGACGGGTGGAGCCACGCCCACCTGTTCGACGGCAATGGAGCGTACCCCTATTGGAAAAGCGCTGCACCAATCAAATCAAACACCGTCGTTGCGGCCTATGTTGCCGGCAGCCGTGACCGCCGGGCAGTTGTTCCGAGTATAGTCATCAAGCAGGACACCGGGGCTTTGAGGATCGAATTCGAAGGGATGGAATATACGGTTCCGCTGCCATGGTGA